The following proteins are encoded in a genomic region of Coffea eugenioides isolate CCC68of chromosome 6, Ceug_1.0, whole genome shotgun sequence:
- the LOC113774847 gene encoding uncharacterized protein LOC113774847, with translation MSAKYILSGLVGSFAIAYVCDHLIADKKIFGGKTPPTVENKEWWEETDKKFQAWPRTAGPPVVMNPISRQNFIVKNRIDQ, from the exons ATGTCTGCTAAGTACATACTTTCTGGTTTGGTGGGATCATTTGCAATTGCATATGTTTGTGATCATTTAATTGCCGATAAAAAGATTTTTGGAG GTAAGACTCCGCCAACTGTTGAAAACAAGGAGTGGTGGGAAGAGACTGACAAGAAGTTTCAGGCATGGCCTCGCACTGCTGGTCCTCCAGTGGTCATGAACCCCATCAGCCGCCAAAACTTTATTGTGAAGAACCGTATTGACCAGTGA